From the genome of Halomonas sp. MCCC 1A13316, one region includes:
- a CDS encoding GGDEF and EAL domain-containing protein: MQHAFEQSQTGMVITDQNGIIVLVNDAFCRIAGSDCAETSGWPIEHFYVSRRTPSHLPVTAGTKTNLTHSWQQEVLCRRADGESLPVLMTVDAILDERQQPGHFLHSFVQLTGANGEILDDRHWIHIDPITGLPNWLLLRDRLGHALAQSERADTTLALLFIDIDRFKTVNDAAGHIEGDRMLGELAQRLQREVRSKDTLARLGSDQFVVLLEKDGTAEAAQLVAERLQEALDPPFISGDRYLLMTASIGIAFYPTDAEDVETLLTAARSAMFIARKKGPGRLAFVDHRLTARLKEKQQLESLLSEAVHMPEQHFVLHYQPELDRHSLLCTGLEAVLRWKRPKHWQQPPGYYMDVLARLGLGVRLNRWMIQTSISDHRQWHDAGSALGGLPVSIQLCESHLAQDTFDHRPLDHFLRHQETGAFEWLTLKVPSHGIGSDLDKATHLLKRLERLGIRLAVEGVGTNSVDLAWLSRLPFHKATIDAQLVGAHQDGRRLVEASCRLLNALDIEPVIVGIDNVNLASNLEPVSARLVQGNLYCPAMPAEALSQWLEEHRPAEE, encoded by the coding sequence GTGCAACATGCCTTCGAGCAGAGCCAGACCGGTATGGTCATCACCGACCAGAATGGCATCATTGTGCTGGTCAACGATGCCTTTTGCCGCATCGCCGGTAGCGATTGCGCCGAAACGAGCGGTTGGCCGATCGAGCATTTCTACGTCTCCCGTCGCACGCCTTCGCACCTGCCGGTTACCGCTGGCACCAAAACGAACCTGACACACTCCTGGCAACAGGAAGTGCTCTGTCGTCGCGCCGATGGCGAGTCACTACCGGTATTGATGACGGTCGACGCGATACTCGACGAACGCCAGCAACCAGGCCACTTTCTGCATAGCTTCGTCCAGCTCACCGGAGCCAACGGCGAGATACTCGACGATCGTCACTGGATTCACATCGATCCCATCACCGGCCTGCCCAACTGGCTGTTGCTGCGCGACCGCCTGGGCCACGCTCTGGCCCAGTCCGAGCGTGCCGACACCACCCTGGCGCTGCTGTTCATCGATATCGACCGATTCAAGACCGTCAACGACGCGGCAGGGCATATCGAGGGAGACCGCATGTTGGGCGAACTGGCCCAGCGGCTGCAACGCGAGGTGCGCAGCAAGGATACCCTGGCCAGGCTTGGCAGCGACCAGTTCGTGGTTCTGCTGGAAAAGGATGGCACTGCGGAGGCGGCACAGCTGGTAGCAGAACGCCTGCAGGAAGCCCTGGACCCCCCCTTTATCTCGGGGGATCGCTATTTGCTGATGACGGCATCGATCGGCATTGCCTTTTACCCCACCGATGCCGAAGATGTCGAGACGCTGCTTACAGCCGCCCGGAGCGCCATGTTCATCGCCCGCAAGAAGGGGCCCGGCCGCCTGGCCTTCGTCGATCATCGTTTGACGGCACGACTCAAGGAAAAACAACAGCTCGAGAGCCTGCTCAGCGAAGCCGTTCATATGCCGGAGCAACACTTTGTCTTGCATTACCAGCCGGAGCTTGATCGGCACAGCCTTCTCTGTACCGGCTTGGAAGCCGTACTGCGCTGGAAACGTCCCAAGCATTGGCAGCAACCACCGGGATACTACATGGACGTTCTCGCCCGCCTGGGACTTGGCGTAAGACTCAACCGCTGGATGATCCAGACCTCGATATCCGACCATCGCCAATGGCATGACGCCGGCTCTGCCCTGGGAGGGCTGCCGGTTTCCATCCAGCTCTGCGAATCGCATCTGGCGCAGGACACCTTCGACCACAGGCCACTGGACCATTTCCTGCGGCACCAGGAGACGGGGGCCTTCGAATGGCTGACCCTGAAGGTACCCTCACACGGTATCGGCAGCGACCTGGACAAGGCAACCCACCTGCTGAAGCGGCTCGAGCGGCTCGGCATACGCCTTGCGGTCGAGGGCGTCGGCACAAACTCCGTCGACCTCGCCTGGCTATCTCGCCTGCCTTTTCACAAGGCCACCATCGATGCTCAACTGGTCGGAGCGCATCAGGATGGGCGGCGCTTGGTGGAGGCATCGTGTCGCCTGCTGAACGCTCTCGATATCGAGCCCGTCATCGTCGGCATCGACAACGTAAACCTGGCATCCAACCTGGAGCCGGTCTCCGCACGTCTCGTGCAGGGCAACCTGTACTGCCCGGCGATGCCGGCCGAGGCATTGAGCCAATGGCTCGAGGAGCACAGGCCGGCCGAGGAGTGA
- a CDS encoding amidase, whose amino-acid sequence MSDTDLGTMDAGQLRQLFESGAASPLEATRAALERIDRFNDRVNAYVLVDREGAQAAAEASTRRWREGRAFSPIDGVPVSLKDLTESVGLPARKGSLTESDAPCERDSPPARMLREAGAVILGKTNTPEFGWKAITDNRVFGATSNPWDTRLTPGGSSGGAAAAAALNMGVLHQGGDSGGSIRIPASFCGVFGFKPTFGWVPEWPRAKEASLSHLGPLTRTVADAARMLNVIGRYDYRDPYALRGQPHDWGEELGQGLEGMRIAYSPTLGYARVESEVAECVRQAACRLAELGAEVEEVDPGFESPIRIFNTLWFTASLALYREHGERQRRLLDSGLVADAKRAEQLSALDMFYALKERARLTERLEHFNQCYHLVMTPSVAVRPFPLNHDVPPGTGMRDWEEWAPFSYPFNLSQQPAASVPCGFTSSGLPVGFQLAGGKHDDARILRVSHAYLSAFPPRFPDELDLARGGSVV is encoded by the coding sequence GTGAGCGATACCGATCTCGGCACTATGGATGCAGGGCAGCTTCGGCAGCTTTTCGAAAGCGGCGCGGCTTCACCCCTGGAGGCAACGAGAGCTGCTCTCGAGCGAATCGATCGATTCAACGATCGGGTCAATGCATACGTACTGGTCGACAGGGAGGGTGCACAGGCGGCTGCCGAGGCCTCGACCCGGCGCTGGCGCGAAGGCCGAGCTTTCAGCCCCATCGATGGCGTTCCTGTCTCATTGAAGGATCTGACCGAGTCCGTCGGCCTGCCGGCGCGCAAGGGGTCGCTGACGGAGTCGGACGCTCCCTGTGAACGGGATTCCCCGCCGGCGCGCATGCTGCGCGAGGCGGGAGCGGTCATCCTGGGCAAGACCAATACGCCGGAATTCGGCTGGAAGGCCATTACCGATAATCGCGTCTTCGGCGCGACGAGCAATCCATGGGACACCAGACTGACGCCGGGGGGCTCTTCGGGCGGCGCGGCGGCGGCGGCGGCGCTCAATATGGGCGTGCTGCACCAAGGGGGCGATTCAGGCGGTTCGATCCGCATACCCGCATCATTCTGCGGTGTGTTTGGCTTCAAGCCCACCTTTGGCTGGGTGCCGGAGTGGCCGCGCGCGAAGGAAGCCTCGCTTTCCCACTTGGGTCCATTGACTCGAACCGTGGCCGATGCGGCGCGCATGCTGAACGTGATAGGACGCTACGACTATCGAGACCCCTACGCCTTGCGTGGTCAGCCCCACGACTGGGGGGAAGAGCTTGGTCAAGGGCTCGAGGGCATGCGTATCGCCTATTCACCCACGTTGGGCTATGCCCGGGTAGAGTCCGAGGTGGCCGAATGCGTACGCCAGGCAGCCTGTCGGCTCGCGGAGCTCGGCGCCGAGGTGGAAGAGGTGGACCCTGGTTTCGAGTCGCCCATACGTATCTTCAATACGCTCTGGTTCACTGCTTCGCTTGCACTGTATCGAGAGCACGGCGAGCGGCAGCGCCGACTGCTCGACTCCGGCCTGGTGGCCGATGCGAAACGGGCCGAGCAGTTGAGTGCACTGGACATGTTCTATGCCCTGAAGGAGAGGGCGCGCCTGACGGAGAGGCTCGAACATTTCAACCAGTGCTACCACTTGGTCATGACACCGTCGGTGGCGGTGCGTCCCTTTCCTCTCAATCACGACGTGCCGCCGGGCACCGGCATGCGCGACTGGGAGGAGTGGGCGCCGTTTTCCTATCCCTTCAACCTCAGTCAGCAGCCTGCTGCCTCCGTTCCCTGCGGCTTCACGTCGAGCGGCCTGCCTGTGGGGTTCCAACTGGCGGGCGGCAAGCATGATGATGCGCGGATCCTGAGGGTCAGCCACGCCTATCTATCGGCTTTTCCGCCGCGGTTCCCCGATGAGCTCGATCTGGCGCGAGGCGGTTCGGTCGTCTAA
- the pgsA gene encoding CDP-diacylglycerol--glycerol-3-phosphate 3-phosphatidyltransferase, whose amino-acid sequence MNIPNILTLARIAFIPLLVVFFYLPYAWSMPVAAGLFALASVTDWLDGYLARRWNQSTPFGAFLDPVADKLMVAVALALLIERYDSIWLTLPALVIIGREIVISALREWMAEMGKRGSVAVSWLGKVKTTLQMVALLLLLAFAPGTQLALVGIFTLHVAAIMTLWSMYIYLRAAWPHLSRAM is encoded by the coding sequence ATGAACATCCCCAACATCCTGACGCTGGCTAGAATCGCCTTCATCCCGCTGCTGGTGGTGTTCTTCTATCTCCCTTATGCCTGGAGCATGCCGGTGGCTGCCGGTCTCTTCGCACTGGCCTCTGTCACCGACTGGCTCGATGGCTACCTGGCACGGCGCTGGAACCAGTCCACTCCTTTCGGCGCTTTTCTCGACCCGGTGGCGGACAAACTGATGGTGGCCGTGGCCCTGGCCCTACTCATCGAGCGCTACGATAGCATCTGGCTGACCTTGCCGGCCCTGGTAATCATCGGACGTGAAATCGTGATCTCGGCGCTACGCGAATGGATGGCCGAGATGGGCAAGCGAGGCAGCGTAGCCGTCTCCTGGCTGGGCAAGGTGAAGACAACGCTGCAGATGGTCGCCCTGCTGCTGCTGCTGGCCTTCGCTCCGGGAACTCAGTTGGCCCTGGTCGGGATTTTCACCCTGCACGTCGCTGCCATCATGACGCTCTGGTCAATGTATATATACTTGCGCGCTGCCTGGCCCCACCTGTCTCGGGCGATGTAG
- a CDS encoding flagella synthesis protein FlgN: MSLAKLLQEQQRRLGGVIELLQQERTVLANAEIDGNVLGEIAVQKQTLLAKLEASETLRQGVQQRLGYASGAEGARQAATDAGCENAWLHTLELTREAQRLNVLNGKLVKLRMEQNTRLLEYIHQAAEKTVYRSSGRVAAQSGRINASV; encoded by the coding sequence ATGAGCCTGGCGAAGCTTCTTCAGGAACAACAGCGGCGCTTGGGCGGAGTCATCGAACTGCTTCAGCAAGAGCGCACCGTACTGGCCAATGCTGAGATCGATGGCAACGTGCTCGGCGAAATTGCCGTGCAGAAGCAGACGCTACTGGCCAAGCTGGAAGCCAGCGAAACGCTGCGTCAAGGCGTACAGCAGCGGCTGGGCTATGCCAGCGGAGCGGAAGGAGCACGCCAAGCAGCGACTGATGCCGGCTGTGAAAACGCTTGGTTGCATACCCTTGAACTGACTCGCGAAGCCCAGCGTCTCAATGTCCTGAACGGGAAGTTGGTGAAACTACGCATGGAGCAGAACACACGCCTTCTGGAATATATTCATCAGGCCGCAGAGAAAACCGTATATCGCTCCAGCGGGCGTGTTGCCGCCCAGTCGGGGCGCATCAATGCCTCGGTCTAG
- a CDS encoding diguanylate cyclase → MAPIASLARSICSLQGRLLAGLAMTWLVIVGVVLVLAWQFGKGLVDEANLSHLRYESQLIADDLTRQVDRRMGALKRLERDLRDAEADELASLLANNQVLLEWFEGLMVTDDEGRVVADSPIVPGRVGLETADTEYFRMVRHSPWPYVSHPFIGRASGDSLVLMLVPRFDELGRFAGVVGGMINLTQGGLFRRLETIRLGEDGYVSVFTAEGERLFHPRRQPLALRGEALDDSPALQQALDGWQGETVTQANSGAPTLMSYRQIWPANWIVKVAIPQAQVRQPLGDFLSRLWWAWLVLAVVLLITMRLLVRRLLRPLHRLERQIAQVGAGERRYLELSTNMHELRQVASSFNHLEHERLAALEHLRDRQAFLDAVLGSTPIGMFVADLNGRLNYLNPALLELLGLDELHGDREWWERIHPADQRGAEDMWQHTLATGNDFVRQIRFLHSSGATLWVEVHASQVQGNEQSLGFVGMVKDITERRQQEALQRWEAEHDPLTGLLNRRGFERRLEEALAEYAKTGTPSVLILFDLDRFKPINDEGGHALGDEMLRRVAQVVAWEVRRSDHVARQGGDEFAVLLPSCTIKQASEIAESLRRAVSEVTVTNEDKTYAITLSMGVTALQEGDESAETVLARADEASYKAKADGRNTVVITTFDDDLIDSLW, encoded by the coding sequence ATGGCACCAATCGCGTCACTGGCTCGCTCGATCTGTTCGCTGCAGGGGCGTCTCCTAGCGGGGCTGGCCATGACCTGGCTGGTAATCGTCGGCGTCGTTCTGGTACTGGCCTGGCAGTTTGGCAAGGGGCTCGTCGATGAAGCCAATCTCTCGCATCTGCGCTACGAATCGCAACTGATCGCCGATGACTTGACCCGGCAGGTCGACCGCAGGATGGGCGCGCTCAAGCGACTCGAACGGGATCTGCGTGATGCCGAGGCAGATGAGCTTGCGTCTCTATTGGCCAATAACCAGGTGCTGCTGGAGTGGTTCGAGGGTTTGATGGTGACCGATGACGAAGGGCGTGTCGTTGCGGATTCGCCCATCGTGCCGGGGCGAGTGGGGCTTGAAACCGCAGACACGGAATATTTCCGCATGGTTCGACACTCACCATGGCCTTACGTCAGCCACCCCTTCATCGGCAGGGCGAGCGGTGACTCCCTGGTGTTGATGCTGGTGCCGCGCTTCGACGAGCTAGGTAGATTTGCCGGCGTGGTCGGCGGCATGATCAACCTCACCCAAGGCGGCCTGTTTCGCCGGTTGGAGACGATCCGCTTGGGCGAGGATGGCTACGTATCGGTATTCACCGCAGAGGGCGAGCGGCTCTTTCATCCGCGGCGCCAGCCATTAGCGCTCAGGGGGGAGGCCCTTGACGACTCTCCGGCGCTGCAGCAGGCGCTGGATGGTTGGCAGGGGGAAACGGTCACTCAGGCAAACAGCGGTGCCCCGACCCTGATGTCGTATCGCCAGATCTGGCCGGCTAATTGGATCGTCAAGGTGGCGATACCCCAGGCCCAGGTTCGGCAGCCCTTGGGCGACTTTCTGAGCCGGCTATGGTGGGCTTGGCTGGTACTGGCGGTAGTACTTTTGATTACCATGCGCCTTTTGGTCAGGCGACTGCTGCGCCCCCTGCACCGGCTCGAACGGCAGATCGCCCAGGTCGGAGCGGGCGAGAGGCGTTATCTGGAGCTTTCCACCAACATGCATGAGCTGCGTCAGGTCGCCAGCAGCTTCAACCACCTCGAGCACGAGCGTCTGGCGGCGCTGGAACACCTGCGCGATCGTCAGGCGTTTCTCGATGCGGTGCTCGGCTCGACTCCGATTGGCATGTTCGTGGCGGATCTGAACGGTCGTCTCAACTATCTGAACCCGGCGCTTCTCGAACTGCTCGGGCTCGACGAGCTGCATGGCGACAGAGAGTGGTGGGAGCGCATACACCCCGCAGACCAGCGGGGGGCCGAGGACATGTGGCAGCATACCCTGGCAACCGGCAACGATTTCGTGCGCCAAATACGTTTCCTCCATTCAAGCGGGGCCACGCTGTGGGTCGAGGTCCATGCCAGTCAGGTGCAGGGCAACGAGCAGTCGCTGGGTTTCGTGGGCATGGTAAAGGACATCACTGAGCGACGGCAGCAGGAGGCACTGCAGCGCTGGGAGGCCGAACACGACCCCTTGACGGGGCTGCTCAATAGGCGAGGCTTCGAGCGACGCCTCGAGGAGGCACTGGCGGAGTATGCCAAGACTGGTACCCCCTCGGTGCTGATCCTGTTCGATCTCGATCGCTTCAAGCCGATCAATGACGAGGGTGGGCACGCCCTGGGTGACGAGATGCTGCGGCGAGTCGCTCAGGTGGTAGCCTGGGAAGTGCGGCGCAGCGATCACGTCGCTCGCCAGGGCGGCGATGAATTCGCCGTCCTGCTACCCAGCTGTACGATCAAGCAGGCGAGTGAGATTGCCGAGTCCTTGCGTCGCGCAGTGTCCGAGGTCACGGTGACCAATGAGGACAAGACCTACGCCATCACGCTCAGCATGGGAGTCACGGCGCTGCAAGAGGGCGACGAGTCGGCCGAGACCGTGCTCGCTCGCGCCGACGAGGCGAGCTACAAGGCCAAGGCGGATGGACGTAACACCGTGGTGATCACGACCTTCGACGACGATCTGATCGATAGCCTGTGGTAA
- the uvrC gene encoding excinuclease ABC subunit UvrC produces MTFDPRQFLANLTQAPGIYRMLDERGDTLYVGKAKRLKARLASYFRGALNTKTQAMVSRIADVQVTVTRSEIEALLLEQTLIKELRPPYNILLRDDKSYPFVFVSDRHPYPALEYKRARRRHDDGRYLGPYPSSGAVRESLSLMQKIFRIRNCEDSVFSHRTRPCLQYQIQRCSAPCVDYISEADYRRDLEHAVMCLEGRSEQVTQELTEAMEAASRDLAFEDAARLRDQIQHLRQLQQRQFVDTEGGDADVFALAEREGALCISVLAVRQGRLLGARHHSPDNGLGLEASELLGEFVSQYYLGQGREIPREVISSLPLPDDNILESALGSRAERRVRVTHKVRGHRSQWLELARTNAEQQLASRLASQNELDRRFDSLQKALALETTIERLECFDISHSHGEATVASCVVFDRNGPRKSDYRRFNIEGVTAGDDYAAMRQALSRRFRRLAEGEGPTPDILLLDGGKGQLNLAHQVLGELELGNIRLLGVAKGTTRKAGLETLFIETVDRTLDLPTASPALHLIQHVRDEAHRFAITGHRNRRDKARRSSALEDIEGIGPKRRRELLRFFGGLQGVKQASREELARVPGISATLAETIHRSLHG; encoded by the coding sequence ATGACCTTCGACCCGAGGCAGTTCCTTGCCAACCTCACGCAAGCCCCCGGCATTTACCGGATGCTGGATGAGCGCGGTGACACCCTCTATGTAGGCAAGGCCAAGCGGCTAAAGGCTCGCCTGGCCAGCTACTTTCGCGGCGCACTCAATACCAAGACCCAGGCCATGGTGTCTCGCATCGCTGACGTCCAGGTCACGGTGACGCGCAGTGAAATCGAGGCCTTGCTGCTCGAGCAGACCTTGATCAAGGAGCTCCGGCCGCCTTACAACATCCTGCTGCGCGACGACAAGTCGTATCCTTTCGTCTTCGTCAGCGATCGCCATCCCTACCCCGCACTCGAGTACAAGCGTGCCCGCAGGCGCCACGACGATGGACGCTACCTCGGCCCTTACCCAAGCAGTGGCGCGGTACGGGAAAGTCTCTCGCTGATGCAGAAGATCTTCCGCATACGCAACTGTGAGGACAGTGTCTTTTCCCATCGCACACGCCCCTGCCTGCAGTACCAGATCCAGCGCTGCAGCGCGCCCTGCGTGGATTACATCAGCGAAGCCGACTATCGGCGCGACCTGGAGCATGCCGTGATGTGTCTCGAAGGCCGCAGCGAGCAGGTCACGCAGGAACTGACCGAGGCCATGGAAGCCGCCAGCCGTGACCTGGCATTCGAGGACGCCGCCCGCTTGCGCGATCAGATCCAGCACCTGCGCCAGCTCCAGCAGCGTCAGTTCGTCGATACCGAAGGCGGCGACGCCGATGTATTTGCCTTGGCCGAACGCGAAGGTGCGCTGTGCATCTCGGTTCTCGCGGTACGTCAGGGGCGACTGCTGGGAGCTCGTCACCACTCGCCAGACAACGGCTTGGGCCTTGAGGCCTCAGAGCTGCTGGGAGAATTCGTCAGCCAGTACTATCTTGGCCAAGGTCGCGAGATTCCTCGCGAAGTGATCAGCAGCCTGCCGCTCCCCGACGACAATATTCTGGAAAGCGCTCTGGGCAGCCGGGCCGAGCGACGCGTACGCGTGACCCACAAGGTCCGCGGCCATCGCAGCCAATGGCTCGAACTGGCACGCACCAACGCCGAGCAGCAATTGGCCAGTCGCCTTGCCAGCCAGAATGAACTCGACCGCCGCTTCGATTCGCTGCAGAAAGCCCTGGCGCTCGAGACGACTATCGAGCGACTCGAATGCTTCGACATCAGCCACAGCCATGGCGAAGCGACAGTAGCCTCATGCGTGGTGTTCGACCGCAATGGCCCGCGGAAGTCGGACTACCGGCGCTTCAATATCGAAGGCGTGACTGCCGGCGACGACTATGCCGCCATGCGCCAGGCGCTGAGCCGGCGCTTTCGCCGCCTCGCCGAGGGTGAAGGACCCACGCCGGACATTTTGCTGCTGGATGGCGGCAAGGGGCAGCTCAATCTGGCACACCAGGTACTGGGCGAGCTGGAACTCGGCAACATCCGTCTGCTTGGCGTGGCCAAGGGCACCACACGCAAGGCCGGCCTCGAAACGCTTTTCATCGAGACCGTCGACCGCACCCTCGACCTGCCGACGGCATCGCCGGCCCTGCACCTGATCCAGCACGTGCGGGACGAGGCCCACCGCTTTGCCATTACCGGGCACCGCAACCGCCGCGACAAGGCCCGCCGCAGCTCCGCGCTGGAAGATATCGAGGGTATCGGCCCCAAGCGCCGCCGGGAGCTGCTGCGATTTTTCGGCGGGCTGCAGGGCGTCAAGCAGGCAAGCCGAGAAGAACTCGCCCGCGTGCCGGGCATCAGCGCCACCTTGGCAGAGACGATTCATCGCTCCCTGCATGGATGA
- the uvrY gene encoding UvrY/SirA/GacA family response regulator transcription factor, translating into MIKVLIVDDHHLVRTSLARLLENEEDIDVLGEAASGEEAITLCRELEPDVILMDLRMPGIGGLEATRKIMRNNTDVRILALTGFMEDNFAQRMLDAGAGGFISKDTQVPDMVDAIRSVFAGHRYISPDIAQRLVLSRFDSEENPFDKLSQRELQVAMMIVNCQRVSEISDRLFLSPKTVNTYRYRIFEKLGVETDVELTHLGLKHGLIEGFDTAN; encoded by the coding sequence TTGATCAAGGTGCTCATTGTCGATGACCATCACCTGGTTCGCACCAGTCTCGCTCGCTTGCTCGAGAACGAAGAGGATATAGATGTGCTGGGCGAAGCCGCCAGCGGCGAGGAAGCCATCACCCTATGTCGCGAGCTCGAGCCGGATGTCATTCTCATGGACCTGCGTATGCCAGGTATCGGCGGTCTTGAAGCAACTCGAAAAATCATGCGTAACAATACCGATGTGCGCATTCTGGCCCTTACCGGCTTCATGGAAGACAATTTCGCACAGCGAATGCTCGATGCCGGTGCTGGCGGCTTCATCAGCAAGGACACCCAGGTACCGGACATGGTCGACGCCATCCGCAGCGTATTCGCCGGGCATCGCTACATCAGCCCCGACATCGCGCAGCGCCTGGTCCTCTCGCGTTTCGACTCGGAGGAGAACCCATTCGACAAGCTCTCGCAGCGCGAACTGCAAGTGGCCATGATGATCGTCAACTGCCAGCGGGTCTCGGAAATCTCCGATCGGCTGTTCCTCAGCCCCAAAACCGTCAACACCTATCGCTACCGGATTTTCGAGAAGCTTGGCGTCGAAACCGACGTGGAACTCACCCACTTGGGGCTTAAGCACGGCCTCATTGAAGGATTCGACACCGCCAACTGA
- a CDS encoding SDR family oxidoreductase: MRTNDLRDAVVVLTGASSGIGRAAAQEFARCGAALFLVARDRQALHDVAETCHRLGGQARIVVADVSQPDDMERVARNAFDTAGRIDVWVNNAGVGALGPFEEVPREVHEQVLQTDLLGGLRGAHAVLPYFKRQAYGILINNVSLGGWAPQPYAASYSAAKFGLRAFGESLRGELRDWPNIHVCNVFPSVMDTPGFRDGANYTGRVVKPVPPVYDPRRTARAIVGLARHPRPSVYVGLPAVMSLFAQWLPGYSTLNASLVDASLGRARPQSESPGNLFAPPRGERRIDGRFRSPRLRRRMLAVASAATVVASISWMMSQRHQR, from the coding sequence ATGCGTACAAATGATTTGCGCGATGCGGTAGTCGTGTTGACAGGCGCTTCGAGTGGCATTGGCCGAGCTGCTGCCCAAGAGTTCGCGCGATGTGGTGCCGCACTGTTCCTCGTCGCCCGCGACCGTCAGGCTCTTCACGATGTAGCCGAGACGTGTCACCGCCTGGGCGGTCAGGCCCGGATCGTCGTTGCCGACGTCAGCCAGCCCGACGACATGGAGCGAGTTGCCAGGAATGCGTTCGATACGGCAGGCCGTATCGATGTCTGGGTCAACAACGCTGGGGTCGGTGCGTTGGGACCGTTCGAGGAAGTGCCTCGCGAGGTGCATGAGCAGGTATTGCAGACCGACCTGCTGGGCGGTTTGCGAGGTGCCCATGCGGTGCTGCCGTACTTCAAACGGCAGGCGTACGGCATTCTCATCAATAACGTCTCACTGGGGGGGTGGGCGCCACAGCCCTATGCCGCCTCTTACAGCGCCGCGAAGTTCGGCTTGCGCGCCTTTGGCGAGAGCCTGCGTGGCGAGTTGCGTGATTGGCCGAACATCCATGTCTGCAATGTCTTCCCCTCCGTCATGGATACGCCGGGTTTCCGGGATGGGGCGAACTATACGGGTCGTGTCGTCAAGCCCGTGCCGCCGGTCTACGACCCACGGCGTACGGCGCGGGCCATCGTAGGGTTGGCGAGGCATCCGCGGCCTAGCGTCTACGTCGGTTTGCCCGCCGTGATGTCGCTGTTTGCGCAATGGTTGCCCGGCTACAGTACGCTCAATGCCAGCCTGGTGGATGCCTCGCTGGGCCGCGCACGGCCGCAGTCCGAATCGCCGGGGAACCTGTTCGCGCCTCCTCGAGGAGAGCGGCGCATCGATGGCCGCTTTCGCTCGCCACGTCTGCGCCGGCGCATGCTGGCAGTGGCGTCGGCGGCAACTGTCGTGGCATCGATAAGTTGGATGATGAGCCAGCGCCACCAACGCTAA